In Gossypium hirsutum isolate 1008001.06 chromosome A10, Gossypium_hirsutum_v2.1, whole genome shotgun sequence, the DNA window CATGGTCATTTGGTCGAGCAGGTGGAAGGCCTTGAGGGGGAACAAACACTGATTCAAATTCTGCTAAGAGAGCTACCATGTCAGGCGACTCAATCAAAGGCCCAACCAAGGGTGGTTATTGAAGATGCAACAGATAACACGTGGCTGTGGCGTTAGTTTCAGCCATCCGATGGGGAGAGTGCATCTGAACCTGCTGAGGACCTGAACTAGACTCACTCAACCAATAGATGTCGATAGTGCCTTGTTGAAATTGTAAAGATAATTTGGAGAAATCCATTGTTATCTGACCCAAAGTAGCTAGCCACGCGACTCTAAGAACCAATTCAGTACCTTCCAACAGAAGCACATAAAAGTTTGTCACAATTTTTCGTACCTTGAACACGTAGGCGAAGATCCTTAATACACCTCTCATTCTGCAGTTTTTGACCACTGCCCACCATGACCCTAAAATTGAGGGTAGAAGTAACTGACAGTCCCAAATGCTTGGCCACGCGAGACTAAATAAAATTATGTGTACTGTCGCCATAGATTAGAATCCGAACGAAATGACCAGAAATGGTTCCTACGACCCTGATGGTATTAGGGTGAATCCCACATGCTAAGGCATTCAAGTAAACTAAGGATTTATTAGGATAAGATCCATCAACGTCATCACTATCTGAGGCAATAAGGGGTAGTGGTGATTGTGGTGGAGGTGAAACAACAGATGTGCTTTCATCATCCAACAGAAATAGTTGAGGGTCTTTGCATTTATGCCCAGGCAGATACTTGGCATCACAGTAATAATACAACCCCTTTTCATGACGTGCTTGAGCTTCAGGCGAAGAAATACGACGAGAGGTTGAGATAGAGGAAAGTGCTAGATTGGGTGGATCTACTAGAGGGGGACGACCCGGTTGAAACTTAGGCCTAGGAGTAGCCAGATTGGGAGTGGGTAATGAAGTGGGCGGCTTGTTGGAGGAGGCCTGACCCAATTGCCGTCGGTCGTGTAAATGAGCTTTCTAAAATCGAGCAAGTGCCTGAACCTCGATCATAGAAGAAGGATGATGGGTAAGCACCTCATGCTTGATATCTAGCGCAAGCCTGAAATAAAGCAGTCTGTTAAGAACTCATCGGATACATCATGAATACGCAGAGCTAAATCTTCGAACTGAGATTGATAATCCTCCATTGTCATTGTTTGAGTCAGTTTAGACAATTGTCTCGCCCGTGATTCAATGTCCAGAACGGTGAACCACTTTTGAATTGCATCAACCAAGTGGTTCCACCCAGCCAGTTAACCGTTGATGTTGCATCCACCGAAACTATTTCTTCGCCGTGCCCTCCATTCGAAAAGAAGCCATGGTAACGCGGTGATGGTTTTCCGTGTCGTAAAACTCAAAAAAATCATAGAGTGATGCTAACCATTCATTTGGATATTTCCCAGTAAACAAAGGAAGTTCCACCTGGACAAGCTTTGGAGCAAAGGGAAAAACATCATTAGAATCGACGCGGAGCTTTGCTTTTCCCTGCACCGCACTGCTATCGATGGTGACATCGCCTCCTCTGGATGTAGCCGCCGAGATTCCCAACTGAGCAGAGATGGTGTGTAACTGACTGGCCATGTCCTGAAGTGTGAACTAGATAGTTGTGTTCCATTGTTCCTGAGCTGTAACATGATTTTGTAGCGAGGTGAGAACCTTGTCATGGTGAGCGGTAGTGTCTTGAAGGGCTTTAATGGACTCCGAATGATTCACCATGAAGAAGTTTAATGAAAGCACCAATTTATTATGATCAGTGTTTGGAAGGAGAACATTGcagaaattgagaaaattagatgaGAGAAAGAAGCTTAGATTTCAAAGAAAATAGTAATTCagagctttttttttttatatcctAGGGTTTACACATGCGTCTTATTTATAGTTTGTTCCCTAAGATAGGACAAAATCTGTTAGGGAGGTTGGAATTCTTTTTTCCCTCTTGCTCCTGCGTGGTTCCATTTGACCTGGCTCATCCACCTATCCTGTATTCTTGGTAGCAGCTGTGATACTCACTAACAGGTTCTAATCATATTTGCCCCTTTTGGCATAAGAACTACTCATAGTCTCTcctcaacctataaataagaggataatgtgcttcaacaCATTTAAATTCACGTCCTCCTATATTGAGCCGAACAAATAGTTTAACTCTTAgatctttttttataattaaggtaTTTTTCATATTCGTTTTATAACTAATGGAAATCTTTTAGAAATTTATTGTTGTCTCTAGTGCTGGAATATCACATTAAGTTTTGAAGcgactaattaaaatttttaaaaatttcgagggtttaattaaaattttcaaatctttAGTAGaacttgattaaaattttaaaaattcttagaAAGCctaaataaatttttcaaaaatttcgaaAATAGTTTTTCAGATTTCTGCCCTCCTTTTAAGTTAAAAGGTTTTTAAAATTGAACCAGTGATCAAATTAATCATACCATTAATTTATAAATCTAACTAattcgattaaataaatcattaaaaattcataaaaaataaaataaaatatttaaaattcgaTTCAATCCGTTAAACCTCATAGTTCAATCAAtattttacataatatatataccgATTTTTCAGATCAACCAATTCATTACCCTTGTCCGGATTTGTATATAATTGAGATCGATTAGAATTGTTATGCGACGTGAAATTCGTGGAATctatttataataaatgaaaaagtCTTATCCATATACACAGACAGACAAATTGGCTAATAAATTTTTATTCCCTTTTTTCCGAAAGCCGTCTACCATTGTTTGCTTAACAGCCAGCAAATGGCATGCCTTCATGCATgcattattataataaattaaacacCCAATTTATACTAACTTTCGGTCAGTTTTCGACTAAACATTTCCTACAAAATCTATCAACCCTCcaatttaaagatatttattttatacatatttttttaatttttttaatgaaatctaTCAACAGAGTTTAATATATTAAGTATAAAATGATTGAATCTTAATTGATTGATATgaacattattattaatataaaaggacGTGGGTTTGAATGCACTGAATtgtattatccttctatttatggtTTGAGGAGGGATTATGGATAGTTCTAAGCATTGTGTCAAAACTAGTAGATATAATTAGAACCTATgatgaattcatttgtgaatttttattttattttttagtgacAGTGTAtataatgattattttatatgaaataactatatttaaataaaaataatatatttaaaaaaattcagtgGACTTAAATCGTCTCAAATAATTATTCACAAATATAAGCGAGTTTCAATAAAATTTAGTGTCCATATTGCTAGTTAAATCAAAGCTTGATCAACTATATTTACTActaataacatatataaatttgatCCGACCTTACCTCActcatgaatatatgtgtattcaaGCTTTAATTATGAATCAAAGAATCCAAAAAGGAACAAGTAAAACTTAAGCTGCCACAGATAACTTTATGTTTCATGTACCTAATTTCTTCAAAAGAGTTAGGCTTCAGTCCCTTTCTTTAGTGTGTATGTGTACATATAAAATTCGAAAGTGTGTATATATACAATTAAACGTATATATTCTGGGTTTGGTTCATGTATATATATCCAAGAAACCAAGAGAAAAACACAGCAAAATATCGAGTGAAACAGTAGATTTTCTAGGAAATATGAGTCATTCACCTCTAAAATCTCCTCTACATAATCAACAAACAACTGAACTTCACCAGCATTCGATTCCGAATGTAGTTCATGTTCCAAAGATACATGAGCCCGTGGTGGCATATCCGGATCCATACTATCTACAACAAGTACCTTGACAACAAACAACTTGGTTGCATCGAACCCTCCACAAGGCTATCGGCAATCCCCGATTGCTACACCTGCGGAGGCATATCCGGACCCGAACTATCCGCAACCCCAGGCAGTTTCACCCGTGATGGCATATCCGGATCCGCATTATCTACAACAATTAAGTACCTTGGCAGCAAACAACTTGGCTGAAGAAGTACCTCCAGTTCCAGCCATGGTATCATCATCTGCATCGAATCCTCCACAAGGCTACCCGCAACGCACAGCTGCTTCATTGAACGTAAAGCCGGCGCCAGTGTCGTCATCGGGTGGTTGTTGTATCATCTTATGAAAACCATGGCTGATCTCTTAATCTCATCAAGTTTGATGTCAACTTTTTATGATTCCTTCGCATCAAGTTCTCATTTAAGTTTTATCCTTGTTTCTTATGAAGTAAAATTCATAAACTCTACTTGAAGTTTGTTTTGTATTACGATTGGATCAAATTGAGGAGACATGAATTTAGTGGAACTATGAATTATTGCTCTTTACTTTTCATCACCGATTTTCAATTTAACCGTCTAGAATAAGAAAATCTTTGTTCAATTTTCTCAACAactaaattaaaatgaagaattaaaataaattctaaacGAGATAAATAAAAAGGAGATTAGAGACcactcaataaaaaaatatttaaggatttcctttttagcattttaagagtttcatttatttctaaaaaaactaaaagatgAGAAGGttaatttcaccaaatttttttttcacgaggtacaattcaaaatttctaattatttatttttacggATTTAAACATGATGGAAATTAATCACATCAGTAAGAATATATGCCGAAACGACTCTTGATTGGGTTTCAACTATTGGTAAAGCAATTATACTTCCTTCAcctaattgaaaatttgatttagcAACTCTTCTTAAAAGGCGTGAATACAAATGCAAAACGTACTTAGCCTTTCCTCCCATTGCTTGGGAGCTTGtggttttatatgttttatttcacTCCCCAACCGTAGTTCTTTTCACCTTTTTTCTTAGTATTACTTTTTTATCGGTCACCTAAGAGTACTTAGCCTTACAAGGTGGTCTTTGCTGATTTACACAATATTATTGTGCCCATACTACTCAGGTCAAAATGTAAGTTATAATGTTTTCGACTACCAAATTTTATTTGcatcaacaataattaaataattttttaaaaaagaatctaAAAAGTTGATAAACATAAATTCTAATATTAGGACAATAAATATGGGCCAAAATCACGGAATAAaaccaaaaatatattttaaaatcgaATCACACTATCTTTtagctgtttttttttttcaattctgaTAACATTTCTTGCAGTATTTAATGAATCATTAAAGTATTAAACTAAATAAACAGCCTGCATCCAGAATTCACATATTCCTCAAATATTAATCCTAAACttgaacatgaaattgaaattCCAACGAGCAGCAGCATCATTCTCCTCCATTAAGGGTAAGGGTTCTTCCGAAAAAATTATAATCCAAATAAATCAccatgtaaatattaaatagggatatatgtttgatatgaatattttttaaaattttatcatagaGTCATCGGACACAGATGACGTAAATGAAGACTTCATGGTAGATGATGTTAGAGTAAGAACTCCTACAATCACCATCACCAGCAAAGTAATCAACAAGGGCTCAGCATCCTAAAGAGATGAGCATGATACAGCAGATTTACTTTAGCATAAAGCTCAGCCATGATTGTATGTTGTTTGCTGAATATATTCCTTTTTatctaaatattgaaaaatatatgttattttcaaTGGATTCAAATCATAGATTTAAATAGTAATTGATATTCTCTGCATTCCATCACAAGACCACACATTACATCTACACTCCATCTTCAAAGCATGTGGAATAAGATCCTTGATTGAAATCTTAAAATAATACCTTAATAAGTGATGtgtacaataataaaatatattacactttaaaaaaattagggtaaactctaaaaatagttacttttgtttatttcagattatattttagtcacttatgtttgaaatgttacgttttagtcaagtacgttattattttgttacgaagtggtcactttaTCGTTAATCTCCGTTACCTTTCTAACGGCGATCCTACGTGGCAGTCAaaataggttttaaatgccaacttaaaTGTCCTATGtgacaatccaaattaaatttatttaattaaaaacctattttcatctgAGTAATTAGACATCCAAGTTGGTATTTAAAATCCATTTGAATTGTCACGTAGGACTACCATAAGAGAGCAGAGTTTAACGATAAAGTGATCATTTCATAATAGAATgataacataagtaactaaaatataatctgaaatgattatttttataatttatttatgtttatgaatACAAACTATATCTGAATCTTACTAAAAATTAGTAAACTGAAAATGAATACAAACTATATCTGAATCTTactaaaaaattagtaaaatgaaaatgaaaaatttcttAGTTGTGGCATTGGGTTTCCATTTTTAGTGATGTTAGTGACATCTATCCATTTTTTGGGTGGTGTTAGTGACACCTAAAACTTTGATtgttttgtctttttattttcatttggcACCTTCACTGTGCCCCATTGCTACTTTCCAGCCTAAAAgattaaactttgaaaaattaaagGATTATTTCATTAATAAGGTTAAAAAAGAAGCAACCTATTGAGAAAATTTGATGGGAGGTTTAAATATTTTACAGTCTTCAATCTCATAAGCTTTGTTCAAACCACAGCCCTTAAAAAATTATTCACTTACATGTACTAGAATCTATATTCTCAAATTATTTAGTTACAAGCATTTGAATTTATATTCtctaacaataatattaatgccAAAAATTTGAAAACGTTATCGAAACGCACAACTGTTGGCGGAGGAAGTGTGAAATACAAGCTGGTGGGTTCTTTTACTCCATTTACTTTTTATAATCTGGTGCATCCTTTTACTTGCCCAATGACAGCTAAATTATttcacttttaaaattttgatttcttgTTGAATAAATATCGAGAAACTAAGACACCAAACCAGACCAGGCCAGTTTCTGGGAGAAACAAGGGAGTCGTTGAGTTCCCAGTTTATGTAAAAATACCATGAATCAGCTTTCTCAAGGCTTGCCTTTAATGGGTGCTCATCAAGGGAACCAGGATGAAGATTACAGAGAGGGACGAACGACCCACGACAATTCCAACAAGAGCCAGCAGCAGCATCGACCTCCTCGAGAAAGTTATCAGAGCTCTGTTGATCTTCAACAATAGCATCGGCCTCCTCGGGAAACTTCTAAGAGTTCCGATCATATTCAACAACAGCATCCACCTCCTCTAGATATTTATCAAAGTTCCGATCATCTTCAACAACAGCATCGGCCTCCTCGGGAAACTTATAAGAGCTCAGATCATATTCAACAACAGCATCCACCTCCTCGAGATATTTATCAAAGTTCCGATCATCTTCAACAACAGTATCTGCCTCGAGAAACTTATAAGAGCTCAAATCATATTCAACAAGAGCTTCGTCCTCCTCGAGAAAGTTATCAGAGTCCAAATCATATTAAACAACAGCATCAGCCTCGGGAAACTTCTAAGAGCTCAGATCATATTCAACAACAGCATCAGCCTCGGGAAACTTATAAGAGCTCAGATCATATTCAACAACAGCATCAGCCTCATCGGGAGAGTTATCAGAGTTCCGATCATCTTCATCAACAACAGCGTCAGCCTCCTCGGGAAAGTTATCAGAGTTCCGATCATTTTCAACAACAGCAATATCAGCCTCAAGAAAGTTATCAGGAGTCGGGACATCTTCAACAACTGCATCGGCCTCCTCTGGAAAGTTATCAGAGTTCCAATCATGTTCAACAACAGCAACAGCTTTCGGAAAGTTATCATCAGAGTTTCAATCATCTTCAACAGCAGCAGCATGAGCCTCGGGAAAGTTATCAGAGCTCCGATCATCTTCCTCCTCGAGAAAGTTATCAAAATTCCGATCATCTTCAGCAACAGCAGGCTCCAGTTATCAAAGGATATGCAACAAAAGATGATTCTTATTCTTTGATTAACAAAGTTGCCTCTGATCATCAGTTGCCTTCAGTTGTCGATCCTTCAAAACATGTTCATCATCCTAGTGGTTATCAGAGTTCCCATTCTCCGACACCTCGGGTTAAGCCTCCTTCCACCCATGACCCGAATTCCATTCTCATGAACCCTAAACCTCGTAGTCTGCTGTATCATGAAGAGTATGCAATGACCCAGGGAAATACAGCAGATGATTCAGCCGAAGCGGAGAACAAAAATGTTAAAGTAAAGAGAAGCCATACTAATAAACCACAGTCTTCATCATCATGTTGCCAGTGATACAACCATTATATTGTCTGAAAACACCATCCTACAGGTGAAGTAATGCGTAATAGGTATGTGTGTTCATTTATGTGTACAAGAAATTTAAGATATGTAATATAAGTCATGTATTTTTTTTCGttaaatttggttaaattttactatttgtaagttgtagatttaatttttataatttagttttgattttattGTGAGTAATATGTTAAGCTAGCTAGTAACTTTACATAGCATTACACATGTAGTGATATGTTTGTCGCATCAGACTTTAAAAATAACAGGACATGATGAATTTAGCaaccataatttcatcaaaattgaaatttaaaaatttaaaaaaataaaaagattaaaaacaatcaaattaaaatataaagattaaattcgtAGCTtacttataataaaaaaactaatagtaaaatttaaatagtttctTTTGTTGATCCATATGCACGATTCCGATGtacttaataatataaaattatgtgaaattaaagtataaaaattaaattattaatttaaaaatagtagaaggatcaaaattaaaatttaactttatttGAATAAGTgtgaaatataatttaactttatTTGAATAAGTGTGAAATATAAGCTTCTCAAGggtcatttaaaatatttttattctttaatttatttctttacaaCATGGTCACTTTATTCTTGGTTCTTCACATGAAGCAATGACATTAAATTATTTCATCTTCTTTTTACTTTAAAATTCCTATATTTCATGTTCAATCCACATCAAAGAAACTAAAGAGTAAAGACCAAACCAGATCAACAGGCCTGTGAGAGAAAAAAACAGGGGAGTTTGCCTTCAATGGATGCTCATCAATGGAATCAAGTTGAAGATTACAGCGAGGGACGAACATCGACGATTCGAACAAGCAGCGATAATGCCAACGAAAGCCGGCAGCATCGGCCGCTTCCTGTTCCAAACGCCGATCATCTTCAACGACAACAGCAGCAGGCTCCGGCTATGGTCGCATCTTCAGAAGGGTTTCCGTCGAAAGATGATGATTCTGAGAGTGATGGGAGTTTCGAGTCTTCCCGGAAATCCGAACAGGATTGTGTTTCAAATGATCAGAGAATTTTCGAGCCTAAACCACAGCAGCCGACTCACGTGGAAGAAAAGTGCTACCAATCTAAGCAATCGTTACCATCGGTTGCGGCTCGGTCTCCTCCGAAAGAGGGTGAACGGAGTTCTCCGAGTTTTAACCAGCCCCAACAATGGCAAACTTCAGATAGGGTTAATCCTCCTACAAGACATCCTAGTGGTTCTACTTCTCAGAGTTCCCATTCTGCAATACCTATGAAAGCACATTCAAACACAGGGTATACACGTTTACCTTCGGTTGAGGCTCCTTCGGCACGTGTTCCTCCGAAGGTCGACCCGATTCCGATGAGCTATAATCCTCGTCCGCCGCATCCGGACGAGGAGGGAATGGCCTATCGTGGAGAAACAACGGTACCCGAAGATGAAATCACACCTGCAACTGCCGATTCTATCGAAG includes these proteins:
- the LOC107934187 gene encoding involucrin-like; this translates as MKLKFQRAAASFSSIKESSDTDDVNEDFMVDDVRVRTPTITITSKHRPPRETSKSSDHIQQQHPPPLDIYQSSDHLQQQHRPPRETYKSSDHIQQQHPPPRDIYQSSDHLQQQYLPRETYKSSNHIQQELRPPRESYQSPNHIKQQHQPRETSKSSDHIQQQHQPRETYKSSDHIQQQHQPHRESYQSSDHLHQQQRQPPRESYQSSDHFQQQQYQPQESYQESGHLQQLHRPPLESYQSSNHVQQQQQLSESYHQSFNHLQQQQHEPRESYQSSDHLPPRESYQNSDHLQQQQAPVIKGYATKDDSYSLINKVASDHQLPSVVDPSKHVHHPSGYQSSHSPTPRVKPPSTHDPNSILMNPKPRSLLYHEEYAMTQGNTADDSAEAENKNVKVKRSHTNKPQSSSSCCQ